The DNA window cctattagcaccacctcgcttgctcagaagagtgaaagctaacttaaaaACTCAGCTCTGGAGCCTTGCAACACGACCTTACTTAGAACCAGATCTAATATAGGATCGTACCGTACCGCTGCATCCTTAATTAAAGGTACGTATATTCTAGCAGCGTAGTAGAATGCAGTTTGTACAAAATATTTTAatattataaacatgtagaatacgtatattctaACAGCGTAGAATatgtattcaaaaaccaaaacgaatatcaattaaaaatagaaaaaaagccCGCTAGCAacatagaatgcgtattcgaaaaccaaaacgaatggaaatagaaaaaaaagccCGGTAGCAGCgtagaaaaccaaaacgaatgaaaatagaaaaaaaaaagtccagtagcagcgtagaatacgtattcaaaaaccaaaacgaatatCAATTGAAAATAAAAAATAGCCCGCTAGCagtgtagaatgcgtattcgaaaatagaaaaaaaaaaggccGATAGCAGCGTATAAAACCAAAAcgaatgaaaatagaaaaaaaaccaGAAATACAGCTCGTTTCTGTACTGGTGACAGCTTGATATTAGAACGAACTTAGTGCATGCATACAAGTAAGCAAGCAGTCACCAGAGTCTACTGCTTGCACGAGCACATTATTAATAATACAAGGACGAACTTATAGTATTACAAATCAAAGCAAGCCTGACTTATTGTATATAATTATTCGGTACCAGAACAAGCTTTTTCAAGCTTGTACCCTATTTATTTATGCGCAGTGGCGTAGTTGCTTGTACCCTATTTATTTATGCGCAGTGGCGTAGTTGCTAGAGGCTTGCAGTTGCAGGTAGCGCGCGGAGCAGCATGGTCTCCAAGGTAAGGCCAGGACCGAACGCAATGACCATCCCCCACTCCAGGCCTTCCCCTGCCGTGCTCAGCCCGTGCTCCGCCGACCTTGTCCGCATCTCATCCATCACCAGGAAGATGGAGGAGCTCCGGGTGTTCCCGTACTGCCTCATCACCTCCCTTGTTGCGGCGAGCTTCTCCTCCCGCAGGCCAAGCCTGGCCTCCACGCCGTCCACGATACCCCTGCCTCCCGTGTGCAGCATCCAGAACGCCTCGTTCCAGTCGGCCATGGACGCCGTGGCGGCGTTCCCCTGCAGGAACGCGCGCTTCACGGTGCTCCCGACGTGGCTGGACACGTGCAGGGGCACGTCGCGGTGCATGGTGATCACGACCCCTTCGTCGCGAAGCTTGACCACCACGGCGTCTTCGGTGTCGGGCAACACGTCCTGGGACGCCGCCACCAGCTCGAACACGGGGCGCTCGCCAGCCGCCGGGCAGCACCCCACGACGACGGCGCCTGCGGCGTCGCCGAAGACGGCCTGGCCGACGAGGTTCCCGATGTGGGACTCCGAGGGGCCTCGCAGCACCAGGGACATCACCTCGGAGGTCACCACCAGTACCCTGGCGCCCGGGTTGCTCTCCGCGATGTCCTTGGAGACGCGCAGAGCGGTGGTGCCGCCGTAGCAGCCGGCCTGGTACAGCGTCACGCGCTTGGTCGACGGCGGGAGGCCGAGGAGCTTGATGAGGACGCAGTCGGCGCCGGGAAGGCAACCGGTGCTCGTTGTCGCGACCACGAGGTGGGTGATGTCGGAGGCTGGCTTCCCCCAGTCCTTGATGGCGTCGAGCGCAGCCTCCGCGCCGAGACGTGGTATGCCCTCCTCGGCGACTTGCTGCCGCAGGGTGAGCGAGGTGGACATGTACGCCGTCACCGACGGGTTGCTCCGCAGCCACTCGTCGGATACGTACATGTGCCGCTTCTCCGTTGCCGTCTTCTCGCCTGCATGCAGATGAGTGATTAACGTAATGGCCTGGGTACGGTGTTCACAGGCAAAATGAATATTTGTGCACTTACAGATTTTTTCAAACTTGGCTTTTAGATCGACCAGGTGATTGCTATTGGTTATCTCGAAATAATACTCAGGAAATGTCTTCTGCTCATACACATGGACTGGAACAGCTTTGCCAATTCCAAGTATAGCGGCCTTCCCACCAGCACAAGGACTGCCCGTTTCCTGACTCCCCATAGCCTACCACACTATACGTGTTGACAACTAAACTGATGCGGATATAAAAATATGTAGTAGTGTGGTCTAGCTTTGAGATCTCTCGGTGTTATATATAGGGGATCTGGTATGGGACATTAGGCTCTCCACGGCGTGGACTAGTGCCCGGAAAAAAAATCGGACCCCTCACTAAGAAAGTTGGCACCACCCTTCAAACATCACAGTACGTTGGCATCACTAGTGGTGTCCAAAAAGCCTGTTGCATGCCATTTTCACTGCAAAAAGTTGTTGCATGCTCCAGTCATGCTCTCCTCCCTACCGCGGGTCTCTCTACTTCTCTCTCCACAGCACAAATAGGCACCGGCGCAATTATATTCACCGACCACTAGAGAAATGACCTTTCGTCCATggacaaaaaatatttagtcatgGTTTAAAATTACAACTGAGACTTAGTCATGGGTTTATCTTGTACTGTACTAAAGGAAGGCctaggacctttagtctcggtttgtaaTACAAACCGGGACAAATTTAACtcattagtcccggttgtaatTATAAGGGGTTATTTCTACATCTACCTAA is part of the Miscanthus floridulus cultivar M001 chromosome 9, ASM1932011v1, whole genome shotgun sequence genome and encodes:
- the LOC136482063 gene encoding chalcone synthase-like, whose translation is MGSQETGSPCAGGKAAILGIGKAVPVHVYEQKTFPEYYFEITNSNHLVDLKAKFEKICEKTATEKRHMYVSDEWLRSNPSVTAYMSTSLTLRQQVAEEGIPRLGAEAALDAIKDWGKPASDITHLVVATTSTGCLPGADCVLIKLLGLPPSTKRVTLYQAGCYGGTTALRVSKDIAESNPGARVLVVTSEVMSLVLRGPSESHIGNLVGQAVFGDAAGAVVVGCCPAAGERPVFELVAASQDVLPDTEDAVVVKLRDEGVVITMHRDVPLHVSSHVGSTVKRAFLQGNAATASMADWNEAFWMLHTGGRGIVDGVEARLGLREEKLAATREVMRQYGNTRSSSIFLVMDEMRTRSAEHGLSTAGEGLEWGMVIAFGPGLTLETMLLRALPATASL